A genome region from Clostridium sp. JN-9 includes the following:
- a CDS encoding FAD-dependent oxidoreductase produces MKAMEVKKDIYWIGALDPNLRTFDIVMHTPYGTTYNSYIVKGSEKTAVVETVKEKFFDQYIDRLNSLNIDPSKIDYIIVDHTEPDHAGSIAKLLDIAKNAVVVGSAAAIKFSKAIANRDFKSLVVNNGDTLSLGNKTLKFISAPMLHWPDTIYTYAEEDKLLFTCDSFGAHYCNENVFNDLNPSQKDYNEALKHYFDCIISPFKPYVLKAIDKIKDLDIDMICTGHGPILRENPWKVVNLYKEWSLPKQKDNNDGNIVMCYVSAYGYTESIANKIEEGVKSAGNFNFKKYDVEHNEIPDIIEKINDADGLLFGSPTMLGDALKPIWEVLYSLNPIIHGGKIAAVFGSYGWSGEAVRNMEERLKQLRMNIIKPGLRINFKPTEDELKQAYNFGQSFAKKIQEKLSKGVKPSKPATLKKWKCLICGEIFEGAEPPKICPVCGATQDQFIEVQDSVKTFANDTDEKFVIIGNGAAGYYAAESIRSRNKKAGIQFISGESKPCYYRPVLSDYLNSEIEDKDFYVTNKDWYNDNNIKLTLNSFVNKIDTKNKKVFLNNGAEAEYDKLILANGSSNFIPPIPGNTKEGVFTLKYLSDADKIKAYFTKVKKAVVIGGGLLGLEAAWEMKKAGLDVTVVEFFDRLLPRQLDKEGAEIFKKIVDNSGVKIILGSSAVEILGDSNVTGIKLNNGETLDCEMVLFSVGIRPNKALAEAAGIKCDKGILVNDKMMTNIDSVYACGDVAQINGRVYGNWPAAVGMGKVAGANACGDESYFNDFVSSVVFSSMNADLFSCGSFDEGCEELAVKDASKGIYKKLFFKNDKLVGAMLIGDTKKSGKITLAIQSGKTFNDVLTENLL; encoded by the coding sequence ATGAAAGCTATGGAAGTTAAAAAGGACATTTATTGGATTGGAGCTCTTGATCCAAATTTGAGAACATTTGATATTGTTATGCATACACCATATGGCACAACATACAATTCTTATATTGTAAAAGGAAGCGAAAAAACTGCTGTTGTTGAAACTGTAAAAGAGAAATTCTTTGATCAATATATTGACAGATTAAATTCATTAAATATTGACCCTTCTAAGATAGATTATATAATAGTTGATCATACTGAACCTGATCATGCAGGATCTATTGCAAAACTGCTGGACATAGCCAAAAATGCAGTAGTTGTAGGATCTGCTGCTGCAATAAAATTTTCAAAAGCTATAGCAAACAGAGACTTTAAGTCCCTCGTGGTAAATAATGGTGATACACTGAGTCTTGGAAATAAAACTTTAAAGTTCATTTCTGCGCCAATGCTGCATTGGCCTGATACAATTTATACTTATGCAGAAGAGGACAAGTTACTTTTTACATGTGATTCCTTCGGTGCACATTACTGTAATGAAAATGTATTTAATGACTTAAATCCAAGTCAAAAGGATTATAATGAAGCATTAAAACATTATTTTGACTGCATTATCTCACCCTTTAAGCCTTATGTATTAAAGGCAATAGATAAAATTAAGGATCTTGATATAGATATGATTTGCACTGGACATGGCCCTATACTTAGGGAAAATCCATGGAAAGTTGTTAATCTGTATAAGGAATGGAGCCTTCCTAAACAAAAGGACAATAATGATGGCAATATAGTAATGTGCTACGTTTCAGCTTATGGCTATACAGAATCCATAGCCAATAAGATTGAAGAGGGTGTCAAATCAGCTGGCAATTTTAATTTTAAAAAATATGATGTGGAACATAATGAAATACCTGACATAATAGAAAAAATAAATGATGCAGACGGGTTATTATTTGGCTCACCTACAATGTTAGGCGATGCACTAAAGCCAATTTGGGAAGTTTTATACTCTCTTAATCCTATAATACACGGAGGCAAGATTGCTGCTGTTTTTGGATCCTATGGCTGGAGCGGCGAAGCAGTAAGAAACATGGAAGAAAGATTAAAACAGTTAAGGATGAACATAATTAAACCTGGTCTCAGGATAAACTTTAAACCAACAGAAGATGAACTTAAGCAGGCATATAATTTTGGACAAAGTTTTGCAAAAAAAATTCAGGAAAAACTGAGCAAGGGTGTAAAACCAAGTAAGCCTGCAACTCTTAAAAAATGGAAATGCTTAATCTGCGGTGAGATTTTTGAAGGTGCTGAGCCGCCAAAAATTTGCCCTGTCTGTGGAGCTACACAAGACCAATTTATTGAGGTTCAGGACAGCGTTAAAACATTTGCCAATGATACTGATGAAAAGTTTGTTATCATAGGCAATGGTGCAGCTGGATATTATGCTGCTGAAAGTATCAGAAGCAGAAATAAAAAAGCAGGTATCCAGTTTATCAGCGGAGAAAGCAAACCATGCTATTACAGACCTGTATTATCAGATTACCTGAATTCTGAAATTGAAGATAAGGATTTTTATGTAACCAATAAAGATTGGTACAATGATAACAATATAAAGCTTACTTTAAATTCCTTTGTAAATAAAATTGATACTAAAAATAAGAAAGTATTTTTGAACAATGGAGCTGAAGCAGAATATGATAAACTTATTCTTGCAAATGGCAGTTCCAACTTTATCCCTCCAATTCCCGGAAACACAAAGGAAGGTGTATTTACTTTAAAATATCTAAGTGATGCAGATAAAATTAAAGCTTACTTTACCAAGGTTAAAAAGGCAGTTGTTATCGGCGGCGGTTTATTAGGCCTGGAAGCTGCCTGGGAAATGAAAAAAGCAGGATTGGACGTTACTGTAGTAGAATTCTTTGACAGACTTCTTCCAAGACAGCTTGATAAAGAAGGAGCTGAAATATTTAAGAAGATAGTTGATAACTCAGGTGTGAAAATAATATTAGGCAGCTCAGCAGTTGAAATATTAGGTGACAGTAATGTAACAGGTATAAAATTAAACAATGGTGAAACTTTAGACTGCGAAATGGTTCTGTTTTCCGTTGGAATACGTCCTAATAAAGCATTAGCTGAAGCAGCTGGAATAAAATGCGATAAGGGTATTTTAGTAAACGACAAAATGATGACTAATATTGACTCCGTTTATGCCTGCGGTGATGTTGCACAGATTAATGGAAGAGTATACGGTAACTGGCCAGCTGCCGTAGGAATGGGCAAAGTAGCTGGAGCCAATGCCTGTGGTGATGAATCATATTTTAATGATTTTGTTTCATCTGTTGTATTTTCATCGATGAATGCAGATTTATTTTCCTGCGGGTCCTTTGATGAAGGATGTGAAGAACTTGCAGTTAAAGATGCTTCAAAGGGTATATATAAAAAATTATTCTTTAAAAATGACAAGCTTGTTGGAGCAATGCTCATAGGTGATACAAAGAAATCAGGCAAAATTACATTAGCCATCCAAAGTGGTAAAACCTTTAATGATGTATTAACAGAAAATCTTCTTTAA
- a CDS encoding YihY/virulence factor BrkB family protein: MKHQIVKDLVNLAKRFSADDVLALASQLSYSLLLAFFPFLIFLLTLAGFSPISGSDVLSVLKDILPINAFALIQNTIIEVFDTKNTNLLSLSLIITIWTASSGFNAVIKGLNKAYDENEKRSYFRVQLVAVLCTIALTFIIILTVILLVFGETIWTAGIKWLGFSTELKYLWDLIRYIIIMLSMVFIFAALYHFTPSRRLNWKDIMPGALFSTAGWLIASFGFAFYVNHFGNYSMLYGSIGAVIILLTWLFITSIIIILGGEINAVLAFDREGIEKFHK; this comes from the coding sequence ATGAAGCATCAAATAGTAAAAGATCTGGTTAATCTGGCTAAGAGATTTTCAGCAGATGATGTTTTAGCATTAGCATCTCAACTTTCATATAGTTTACTGCTTGCCTTTTTCCCTTTTTTAATATTTTTACTTACACTGGCAGGTTTTAGTCCTATCAGCGGATCTGATGTGCTTTCTGTACTTAAGGACATACTACCAATAAATGCATTTGCATTAATTCAAAATACAATAATTGAGGTTTTTGATACAAAAAATACAAATCTATTGTCATTAAGTTTAATTATAACAATCTGGACTGCCTCCAGCGGTTTTAATGCAGTAATAAAAGGATTAAATAAAGCCTATGATGAGAATGAAAAGAGATCTTATTTTAGGGTACAGCTTGTGGCAGTCTTATGTACTATAGCACTGACATTTATAATAATTTTAACCGTAATTCTTCTTGTATTTGGGGAAACCATATGGACAGCTGGAATAAAGTGGCTTGGCTTTTCTACAGAATTAAAATATTTATGGGATTTAATCAGATATATAATAATAATGCTGTCCATGGTATTCATATTTGCAGCACTATATCACTTTACTCCAAGCAGAAGGCTGAATTGGAAAGATATAATGCCTGGAGCACTATTTTCTACAGCAGGATGGCTTATTGCTTCATTTGGTTTTGCATTTTATGTAAATCACTTCGGAAATTATTCTATGTTATATGGCAGCATAGGTGCTGTGATAATATTATTAACATGGCTTTTTATTACTTCTATAATTATTATCTTAGGAGGAGAAATAAATGCTGTTTTGGCATTTGACAGAGAAGGCATTGAAAAGTTTCATAAATAA
- a CDS encoding HAMP domain-containing sensor histidine kinase, whose protein sequence is MKIKKSITAKLFLITTVVFIAFLSTTLVIQSVFFEKFYISKKKSNLKNNLVKFMTEYNKTNDLNKTTELIKNFEEENSAKVAILDRYGQLKFTIKSGNEKSDAGKIRIINEVIRQLNINVSAFSNMDDEVNTIITDTKEFETKNVVCFSADSSKKEFVFVISSLQPVNEAAIVIKEFYLYFYIGAVFLIVILSFVYSNMISKPLIKINSTASKMAKLDFSERCNIKSEDEIGNLASSLNFLSENLDNALTSLRGANERLENDIKHERTLEKMRKEFTAAVSHELKTPISLIDGYAEALKDNVVVDEDRDYYLDVIIDESRRMSNLVCDMLDLSQLESGNFKLIKEKFYIDELISQIVRKFSAIISEKNIDLRVNLLKNQKVDADWDRIEQVLNNLLTNAIRHVDDNGFIKIEMKKDGKWVIVEVENSGKHIPEEEQKRIWDNFYKIDKSRNRKLGGTGIGLAIVKNILELHQSEYGVNNTEKGAMFYFKLKSI, encoded by the coding sequence ATGAAAATAAAAAAAAGTATCACAGCCAAGCTTTTTCTCATAACTACTGTGGTATTTATTGCATTTCTAAGCACTACTCTTGTGATTCAATCAGTATTTTTTGAAAAGTTTTATATAAGTAAAAAGAAAAGTAATCTGAAGAATAATCTTGTAAAGTTTATGACAGAGTACAATAAAACTAATGATTTGAATAAAACTACAGAATTAATTAAAAATTTTGAGGAAGAGAACAGTGCTAAAGTTGCAATATTAGATAGATATGGCCAGCTGAAATTTACAATAAAGTCAGGAAATGAAAAAAGTGATGCAGGGAAAATCAGAATTATAAATGAGGTAATAAGACAGCTTAATATCAATGTAAGTGCATTTAGTAATATGGACGATGAAGTAAATACAATTATAACTGATACAAAGGAATTTGAAACGAAAAATGTTGTTTGCTTTTCCGCAGACAGCAGTAAAAAAGAATTCGTATTTGTAATATCATCCCTGCAGCCAGTAAATGAGGCTGCTATTGTAATTAAAGAATTTTATCTTTACTTTTATATAGGAGCAGTTTTCCTCATAGTAATACTTTCATTTGTTTATTCTAATATGATATCTAAACCACTGATAAAAATAAATTCAACTGCATCCAAAATGGCCAAACTTGATTTCTCAGAAAGATGCAATATAAAAAGTGAAGATGAGATAGGAAATCTTGCCTCATCATTGAACTTCTTATCTGAAAACCTGGATAATGCATTAACATCACTAAGAGGGGCAAATGAAAGGTTAGAAAATGATATAAAGCATGAAAGAACATTGGAAAAAATGAGAAAGGAATTTACTGCTGCAGTTTCTCATGAATTAAAGACTCCAATAAGCTTAATAGACGGGTATGCGGAGGCACTGAAGGATAATGTGGTGGTAGATGAAGATAGAGATTACTATTTGGATGTTATTATAGATGAATCCAGAAGAATGAGTAATTTAGTATGTGATATGCTGGATTTATCCCAGTTAGAGTCTGGAAATTTTAAGCTCATAAAAGAGAAATTTTATATTGATGAGCTTATATCACAAATAGTCAGGAAGTTTTCTGCAATAATTTCAGAAAAAAATATAGATTTACGGGTAAATCTGCTGAAAAATCAGAAGGTAGATGCGGATTGGGACAGAATAGAACAGGTTTTAAACAATCTGTTAACAAATGCAATAAGACATGTTGATGACAATGGCTTTATAAAAATAGAAATGAAAAAGGATGGTAAATGGGTTATAGTGGAGGTTGAAAACAGCGGTAAACATATACCAGAAGAAGAGCAGAAAAGAATATGGGATAACTTTTATAAAATTGATAAATCAAGAAACAGAAAGCTTGGAGGCACAGGTATTGGACTTGCTATAGTTAAGAATATATTGGAACTTCATCAAAGTGAATATGGTGTTAATAATACAGAAAAGGGCGCAATGTTTTATTTTAAACTAAAAAGCATATAA
- a CDS encoding response regulator transcription factor: MGETILIVDDEERMRSLIGLYLKREGYNIIEAENGEQALKIFAANKVHLVVLDVMMPVMDGWTTCSELRKKSDVPILMLTAKGEDDDKLLGFQLGTDNYETKPFSPKVLVAKINALIKRVYFTKVDNLRDNFDGLTVDEEAHIVTIDKNEIYLSPKEFELLTYFIRNKDISLSREKILNAVWGMDYFGDLRTVDTHIKRLREKLGDKAYLISTVRGSGYKFEVKR; this comes from the coding sequence ATGGGTGAAACAATTTTAATTGTTGATGATGAAGAAAGAATGAGATCTCTCATTGGATTATATTTAAAGAGAGAAGGCTATAATATTATTGAGGCTGAAAATGGTGAACAGGCTCTAAAGATATTTGCTGCAAATAAAGTACATTTAGTAGTTTTGGATGTAATGATGCCTGTTATGGACGGATGGACTACATGCAGCGAACTTAGAAAAAAATCAGATGTTCCTATACTGATGCTGACAGCTAAAGGAGAAGACGATGATAAATTACTTGGCTTTCAGCTGGGCACAGACAATTATGAAACTAAACCCTTTAGCCCTAAAGTTTTGGTAGCTAAGATAAATGCATTAATTAAAAGAGTGTATTTTACTAAAGTTGATAATTTAAGAGATAATTTTGATGGGCTCACAGTTGACGAAGAAGCCCATATTGTTACTATAGATAAAAATGAAATATATTTATCACCTAAAGAATTTGAACTGTTAACATATTTTATAAGAAATAAGGATATTTCTTTAAGCAGAGAGAAAATATTAAATGCAGTCTGGGGCATGGATTATTTTGGAGACTTAAGAACTGTTGATACTCATATAAAAAGACTAAGAGAAAAGCTTGGAGATAAGGCATATTTGATTTCCACAGTAAGGGGAAGCGGGTATAAATTTGAGGTGAAAAGATGA
- a CDS encoding undecaprenyl diphosphate synthase family protein — protein MRIPNHIGIIPDGNRRWAESNGMSKEKGYELGLGPGLELFKLCQQAGIKEITYYGFTTDNTKRPVKQREAFTKACIGAVKILSKEDASLLVVGNTDSPMFPAELLPYTKRKNFGKGGLKVNFLVNYGWEWDLNNLKMADRSKKNIINNINSSDISRVDLIIRWGGRRRLSGFLPVQSIYSDFYVVDDYWPDFKPEHFLNALGWYSTQDVTLGG, from the coding sequence ATGAGAATACCAAATCACATTGGAATAATACCAGATGGAAATAGAAGATGGGCTGAATCAAATGGTATGTCAAAGGAAAAAGGATACGAACTGGGATTAGGCCCAGGGCTGGAACTTTTTAAGCTGTGTCAGCAGGCTGGAATTAAGGAGATTACATATTATGGATTTACTACAGATAATACTAAACGACCTGTAAAGCAAAGGGAAGCATTTACAAAGGCCTGTATTGGTGCAGTTAAAATACTTTCTAAAGAAGATGCCTCACTTCTTGTGGTAGGGAATACTGATTCACCTATGTTTCCGGCGGAATTGCTGCCATATACAAAAAGAAAGAATTTTGGGAAAGGTGGATTGAAAGTTAATTTTCTTGTAAATTACGGATGGGAATGGGACTTAAATAATCTGAAAATGGCAGATAGATCAAAAAAAAATATAATTAACAATATTAATTCCTCAGATATATCAAGGGTGGATCTGATTATCAGGTGGGGCGGAAGGAGAAGATTAAGCGGTTTCTTACCTGTACAGTCTATTTATTCGGATTTCTATGTTGTTGATGATTACTGGCCTGATTTTAAGCCGGAACATTTTTTAAATGCACTGGGCTGGTATAGTACGCAGGATGTTACATTAGGCGGTTAA
- a CDS encoding DUF3842 family protein, whose protein sequence is MNIAVIDAQGGGIGQTVVKRLRREFKSQINIFALGTNSTAASNMLKAGSDYGFTGEDSIISFCHTKKVNAIIGPIGIMASGGINGEITAEISKSIFEMECTKYIIPLRKHGIYIPGTRNLEIREIIDEIIEDIKLKFYV, encoded by the coding sequence ATGAATATTGCTGTAATTGATGCCCAAGGCGGCGGTATTGGGCAGACAGTTGTAAAAAGGCTGCGCAGAGAATTTAAATCACAAATTAATATATTTGCATTAGGCACAAACAGCACTGCAGCATCAAATATGCTTAAAGCAGGCTCAGACTATGGTTTTACTGGAGAAGACTCTATAATATCATTTTGCCACACTAAGAAAGTAAATGCAATAATAGGCCCTATTGGAATCATGGCCAGCGGTGGAATAAATGGTGAAATCACTGCAGAAATATCTAAAAGCATATTTGAAATGGAATGTACTAAATATATTATTCCTCTTAGAAAGCATGGCATCTATATACCTGGTACCAGGAATCTGGAAATAAGGGAAATAATTGATGAAATAATTGAAGATATAAAATTAAAATTTTATGTTTAA
- a CDS encoding DUF1836 domain-containing protein has translation MDNLNDELINTISELNLQEDILLSDIPNLDLYMDQVITLFENGLKGSKRSEQDKILTKTMINNYSKDKILIPIKNKKYSKNHIIMMILIYNLKQSLSINDIKVLMDKIVKSFEKDNEESIELEKIYEGFLAIKKCNTEEFQQSMEKKINFIDEKTDFIFKDQHEYEKLLLIVLSLINSANTQKRMAEKIIDKYFK, from the coding sequence ATGGATAATTTAAATGATGAATTAATTAATACAATTAGTGAATTGAATTTACAGGAGGACATACTTTTAAGTGACATACCAAATCTGGATTTATATATGGATCAGGTAATAACCTTATTTGAAAATGGTTTAAAGGGATCTAAGCGAAGTGAACAGGACAAGATACTTACAAAAACCATGATAAATAATTATTCAAAGGACAAAATACTGATTCCTATTAAAAATAAAAAGTATTCTAAGAATCATATAATAATGATGATATTGATTTACAATCTAAAACAGAGTTTATCTATTAATGATATAAAAGTTTTAATGGATAAAATAGTAAAAAGTTTTGAAAAGGATAATGAAGAATCTATTGAACTAGAGAAAATATATGAAGGCTTCTTAGCTATAAAGAAATGCAATACAGAAGAATTTCAGCAGTCAATGGAGAAAAAAATAAATTTTATAGATGAAAAAACAGATTTTATTTTTAAAGATCAGCATGAGTATGAGAAGTTACTGTTAATAGTACTATCCCTTATTAACAGTGCAAATACTCAAAAAAGAATGGCAGAAAAAATAATAGACAAGTACTTTAAATAG
- a CDS encoding hemolysin III family protein: MKYVFREKVSGFTHLFGAVVSLVGLISMIAKVLLSGSPTNLELTGVIIFGLSLIFLYTASSVYHLVNSTEKVINFLRRLDHSMIFVLIAGTYTPICLIALTGRLRWVLLITVWSLAAAGILIKMIWFNLPRWVSTSFYIFLGWIAIFVISPLSKAISWKGIAWLLLGGIFYTIGGIIYATKWPKLNFKSFGFHEIFHIFVLLGSFSHYILVMNYVI, encoded by the coding sequence ATGAAATATGTTTTTAGGGAAAAGGTAAGTGGGTTTACTCATCTTTTTGGAGCTGTGGTTTCCTTGGTTGGATTAATTTCCATGATTGCAAAAGTGCTACTATCGGGATCACCAACCAATTTAGAGCTCACTGGAGTAATAATTTTTGGACTAAGCTTAATCTTTTTATATACTGCAAGCTCAGTTTATCATCTTGTTAATTCCACGGAAAAAGTAATTAATTTCTTAAGAAGATTGGATCACTCAATGATATTTGTACTAATTGCAGGCACTTATACGCCAATTTGTTTAATTGCTTTAACAGGCAGGCTTAGATGGGTATTGCTTATAACTGTTTGGTCTTTGGCCGCAGCAGGAATATTAATAAAAATGATTTGGTTCAACCTGCCAAGATGGGTTTCAACATCTTTTTATATATTTTTAGGGTGGATTGCAATCTTTGTCATATCACCCCTATCCAAAGCGATTTCATGGAAGGGAATTGCATGGCTTTTACTGGGGGGCATTTTCTATACTATTGGAGGTATAATTTATGCCACTAAATGGCCAAAACTTAATTTTAAATCTTTCGGATTCCATGAAATATTCCATATCTTTGTTCTGCTTGGAAGCTTTAGTCATTACATTCTTGTAATGAATTATGTAATTTAA